In Thermodesulfobacteriota bacterium, the genomic window GCGGAACGACCTTCACCCTCACCTTCCATCCCCGACAGGCGGGCCAACCCGCCCCTGTCTAAGCCACGTGGGTCTTTTAACCGATCCCGAGGAGGTCCTTCACCCGCTTAACTTTCTCCTCGATCTCTCCATGCCGGCCGATCATGATCCTCTGGGCCATAGGTGAGCCCGCTCCATGGACCGACTCGATGAGATAGGCCACGGCCCCTGCCCCTGCCACTAAATTCTCGATGAGGCGCAGCACCCTGATCCTATCCACCACGGCCACTCCCTCGGCCGCCGCGAGGTATTTCTGAAGATAAGGTCCGACCTTCGGGTCCTCCAGTTCCATGGCAGAGGGAAGGGTTCCGATCAGGCCGCCGGCGATATCGATCGCCAGGCGAGCCAATTCGAAGGGAAAGCGGGTGACGTTGAGCTTACAGACATTGGCCAGCAGCAGATCGACCTCGTAATTTCCGGCCGGGGTCCGATGTCCAAGGGCAGAACAGGCAATCCCGCAGGCATACATGGTTTCGTTGAGGTGGATCATCTCCACGATCTTGTCCCGGACGTGGGAGGCGGCCTCCACGCCGTTCATCCGGGCGATCAGGGCGGTGGCGCCGATGAGGATGTCTCCCATGCCCACCTTGCATCCCCCATAGCTCTGACGGTGATAGGCGGCGAACCGCTCGACCAGCTTGCCGGTAAAATCGATCTCTCCGTCGAGAAAGATCCGTTCCTGCGGGACGAAGAGGTCCTCGAAGACGGCCATCACCTCCTGGCCGCCGAAGCGGGGATTCCCGACGTCCAGGCCTCCCGGCCCTTCGAGCTTCCGGGTGTCGCTGGCCTGTCTGCCGTAGAGGTAGGTGATGCCCTTCGCGTGGGTAGGGACGGCGAAGCAGATGGCCCAGTCCTTCTCCTCCGGGCTCAGGGCGGTCGTGGGCATGACGATGATCTCATGGGAGTTGACCATGCCCGTCTGGTGGAGTTTGGCCCCTCGCACCACCACCCCATCCCGCCTCCGATCCACCACCCGGAGGAAGAGGTCCGGATCCCTCTGATCTTTGGGCCGTCTCCCACGGTCGCCTTTGGGGTCGGTCATCGCGCCGTCCACGACCAGGTCTTCCCGCTGGACGTAAGACCAGTACTGGCGAAATCGTCTGTGATAATCCGTCCCGTGTTTCTCATCGCATTCGTAGGTGACGCTGAAGACGGCATTGGCCGCATCCAGGCCCACGCAGCGCTGGAAGCAGGAGGCCGTGAGGTTTCCGCAGTGTCGTTGCATCATCACCTTCTTGACCAGGTCTTCGGGACTCTGGTGGAGATGGGTGAAGCGGTTGACCTCCTCGTCGATCAAAGGGGAGTAGGCCCTGAAGAGCTCCCGGGTCTCCTCGCGATGGGCGCAATCGTAGGTCGTGGCCACGGCCCGAACCGAGGGAGAGATGAGGGGATGGTCCGGCAGAGCCTGTTCCCTCCTTCCCATCACGTGGGCCTCGAGAGAGAGGGCCTTCAAAGAGGCGATGTACTCCTCCCCGCGCTTAAGGGCCATAGGGAACCTCCTTTTCTACCGCCACCTCGCCTTCGGAGGTTGGCGTCGCACCAGGTTGGGATAGGTCACCTTCGGGAAGCCGAGCACCATGGCCGCATAACAGCGATGGTCAGCCGGGATGGCAAGCCATCGCTTGATCCTTCTATCATGGTTCACCGCATTGACCAGAAATCCATTGAAACAGCACCCGAGCCCCAGGCTGTGGGCCTTTAAGGAACAGTTGTAAAGAGCCACTGAGCAATTAAAAGAGGACGAGCTGTCCCAGGCCTCGGCATGGGCGATCATGACCACCGGCGCATGGTAGAAGAGCCGATCCTCGCCTCGCTCGAAGGCCTCCCGGGCCACCTCCATCTTGGGGAGCGACTGCCGAAGGTACTCCACCGTCCTCCTCCCTGCCACGAGGGTGAGAAGCATCCGACCGAACGGGCCCTCCACCCTTGAAAAGACCCTTTCGTAGAATCGGAGGGTCAACTCCCTCAATTCCTGAATCCGCTCCCGCGTGGTTAAGACCAGGTAGTTAACGTTCTGGCTGTTCGTGCCGGTGGGGGCGAACCTTCCGGCATCGAGGATCTGATCGAGGACCTCCTTCGGGACCGGATCGGCCTTATAGTTCCGGATCGAGCGCCTCTCCCTGAAGAGGAGGTCGAGGGCCTCGGGAGAGACCGCCGAAGCGGTCCCTTTTTGAGGATGCTTTTCGAAGGCCTCTCCCTCTCGG contains:
- a CDS encoding 4-hydroxybutyryl-CoA dehydratase is translated as MALKRGEEYIASLKALSLEAHVMGRREQALPDHPLISPSVRAVATTYDCAHREETRELFRAYSPLIDEEVNRFTHLHQSPEDLVKKVMMQRHCGNLTASCFQRCVGLDAANAVFSVTYECDEKHGTDYHRRFRQYWSYVQREDLVVDGAMTDPKGDRGRRPKDQRDPDLFLRVVDRRRDGVVVRGAKLHQTGMVNSHEIIVMPTTALSPEEKDWAICFAVPTHAKGITYLYGRQASDTRKLEGPGGLDVGNPRFGGQEVMAVFEDLFVPQERIFLDGEIDFTGKLVERFAAYHRQSYGGCKVGMGDILIGATALIARMNGVEAASHVRDKIVEMIHLNETMYACGIACSALGHRTPAGNYEVDLLLANVCKLNVTRFPFELARLAIDIAGGLIGTLPSAMELEDPKVGPYLQKYLAAAEGVAVVDRIRVLRLIENLVAGAGAVAYLIESVHGAGSPMAQRIMIGRHGEIEEKVKRVKDLLGIG
- a CDS encoding nitroreductase family protein; its protein translation is MKREVNPPEIFENKCIGCERCVAVCPSFVLGMAEEKAKLLRGEWCIGCDHCGAVCPSDAVIREGEAFEKHPQKGTASAVSPEALDLLFRERRSIRNYKADPVPKEVLDQILDAGRFAPTGTNSQNVNYLVLTTRERIQELRELTLRFYERVFSRVEGPFGRMLLTLVAGRRTVEYLRQSLPKMEVAREAFERGEDRLFYHAPVVMIAHAEAWDSSSSFNCSVALYNCSLKAHSLGLGCCFNGFLVNAVNHDRRIKRWLAIPADHRCYAAMVLGFPKVTYPNLVRRQPPKARWR